A genomic window from Flintibacter sp. KGMB00164 includes:
- a CDS encoding HAMP domain-containing sensor histidine kinase: MRKLQENLLIRLAAWVLFLVAVWGCAVFGQKTILGLSCVNDSIPQDTGRFSRVLDDYIGRVKVYVDSQNALTGALDFETEQIYRSEVKQKEEELNRSNTNFRYQFLTKDGSQVIYTNLDESAGTLEQQVQEVYTVTWEEYSGILLYGVIPMEKMEIHDEFYEVYADFAIDYTNFNFYMGLTIALGTAATGLFLFALWGSGHKPEQEECAGTWQERIPLEFYLLLLVGGVIFGGYMLVEQLDSLLYWWEYGDAAVRKSIPLAGVVIVGCAGIGALVVRTITVRCKTHNLVHTTLILRLIVWVWSSLAYFVKNLPVTWKSVLAFLGYLGVIFFADYWEPLSYYRPLPGMCVNVVALIAVCWWSAGFRRIRKGTEVIASGNVNHKIDTTRLPGELREHAEALNNISSGLNTAVDEKMKSERFKAELITNVSHDLKTPLTSIINYVNLLKSTQQTDPKAQEYIEVLDRKSQRLKKLTEDLVEASKASTGALSVNRERIGMSQLLSQALGEYEEKLEERRLTVVCTEPEGESYVYADGRHLWRVIDNLLGNCAKYALEGTRIYIELIRGKGSVTLAIKNVSREALNIPAERLMERFVRGDTSRTTEGSGLGLSIARSLTELQGGTFELVVDGDLFKALVTMPQAS, translated from the coding sequence GTGCGGAAACTGCAGGAGAACCTGCTGATCCGTCTGGCGGCCTGGGTGTTGTTCCTGGTGGCGGTATGGGGCTGTGCTGTGTTCGGACAGAAGACCATTCTGGGCTTGTCCTGTGTCAACGACAGTATACCGCAGGATACGGGAAGATTTTCCCGAGTGCTGGATGACTACATAGGACGGGTGAAAGTCTATGTGGATTCCCAGAATGCACTGACAGGTGCTTTGGATTTTGAGACGGAACAGATTTACCGCAGCGAGGTAAAGCAGAAAGAGGAAGAACTGAACCGGAGCAATACCAATTTCCGCTACCAATTTCTTACGAAAGACGGAAGCCAAGTTATTTATACCAATTTGGATGAGTCTGCAGGAACCTTGGAACAACAGGTTCAGGAAGTCTATACCGTAACTTGGGAAGAATACTCTGGAATCTTGCTCTATGGGGTTATACCGATGGAGAAGATGGAAATACACGATGAATTTTATGAAGTATATGCAGATTTTGCCATAGATTATACCAATTTCAACTTCTATATGGGGCTGACCATTGCACTGGGAACTGCGGCGACAGGGCTGTTTTTGTTTGCCCTGTGGGGTTCAGGCCACAAACCGGAGCAGGAGGAATGCGCAGGTACCTGGCAGGAGCGGATTCCGCTGGAGTTTTATCTCCTTCTGCTGGTAGGGGGCGTAATCTTTGGCGGCTATATGCTTGTGGAACAGCTTGACTCTCTGCTGTATTGGTGGGAGTACGGGGATGCTGCGGTTCGGAAAAGTATCCCCTTGGCTGGAGTAGTTATCGTTGGCTGCGCGGGTATCGGTGCCCTGGTGGTGCGGACCATTACGGTGCGCTGCAAAACTCATAATTTGGTCCATACCACGCTGATTCTCCGGCTGATCGTCTGGGTGTGGTCCAGCCTGGCATATTTTGTGAAAAATCTGCCTGTCACATGGAAAAGTGTGTTGGCCTTTCTTGGATATCTGGGTGTGATCTTCTTTGCGGACTACTGGGAGCCGCTGTCCTACTATCGTCCGCTACCTGGTATGTGCGTGAATGTTGTGGCTTTGATTGCAGTATGCTGGTGGTCTGCGGGTTTCCGCCGGATCCGGAAGGGAACGGAGGTCATTGCCTCCGGAAACGTAAACCACAAAATCGATACGACCCGCCTTCCCGGGGAATTGAGAGAGCACGCTGAAGCACTCAATAACATTTCCAGCGGCTTGAACACCGCCGTAGATGAGAAAATGAAGAGCGAGCGCTTCAAGGCAGAGCTCATTACCAACGTATCCCACGACCTGAAAACGCCTCTGACTTCGATTATCAACTATGTCAATCTCCTGAAATCTACCCAGCAGACCGATCCCAAGGCCCAGGAGTATATTGAGGTTCTGGACCGGAAGTCTCAGCGGCTCAAGAAACTGACGGAGGATCTGGTGGAGGCGTCCAAGGCGTCCACCGGTGCGCTGTCGGTGAACCGGGAGCGGATCGGGATGAGCCAGCTGCTCAGCCAGGCGCTGGGAGAGTATGAAGAGAAGCTGGAAGAGCGCAGACTGACCGTAGTGTGCACTGAACCGGAGGGAGAGAGCTATGTTTACGCCGACGGGCGGCACCTGTGGCGGGTGATCGATAACCTGCTGGGCAACTGTGCCAAATACGCTCTGGAGGGGACAAGAATCTACATTGAACTCATCCGGGGTAAGGGCAGCGTTACGCTGGCCATCAAAAATGTGTCCCGAGAGGCACTGAACATTCCGGCAGAGCGTCTGATGGAACGCTTTGTCCGGGGGGATACCTCCCGTACCACGGAAGGATCCGGGCTGGGACTGTCCATTGCCCGCAGCCTGACCGAGCTGCAGGGAGGAACCTTTGAACTGGTGGTGGATGGAGACCTGTTTAAAGCACTGGTCACCATGCCCCAAGCATCCTGA
- a CDS encoding response regulator transcription factor gives MRKVLVLEDEENIRSFVVINLKRAGYQTIEAATGEDALVALKENPGIKVALLDIMLPGIDGFEVCRRIRAMDNKIGIIMLTARTQEMDKVTGLMTGADDYVTKPFSPAELTARVDALFRRTGGEEEETSPDEISQPPFLLNTRNRTLEKNGQRVKLTQVEYGIVKLFMENPGKALSREEILDAVWGKDYFGELKIVDVNIRRLRIKIEDNPTKPTYVNTVWGYGYKWGS, from the coding sequence GTGAGAAAAGTTCTTGTATTGGAAGATGAAGAGAACATTCGCAGTTTCGTGGTGATCAACCTGAAGCGGGCGGGGTATCAAACCATTGAGGCCGCTACCGGAGAGGACGCCCTGGTGGCGCTGAAAGAAAACCCGGGAATCAAGGTGGCTCTGCTGGATATTATGCTGCCTGGTATTGATGGGTTTGAGGTCTGCCGCCGTATTCGTGCTATGGACAACAAGATCGGCATCATCATGCTTACCGCCCGTACCCAGGAGATGGACAAGGTCACCGGCCTGATGACCGGAGCGGACGACTATGTGACAAAACCCTTCTCTCCCGCGGAACTCACCGCCCGAGTGGATGCCCTGTTCCGCCGTACCGGTGGGGAAGAAGAGGAGACCTCGCCTGACGAGATCAGCCAGCCTCCTTTCCTGCTCAATACCCGCAACCGTACCTTGGAAAAGAACGGCCAGCGGGTGAAGCTGACCCAGGTGGAGTACGGAATCGTCAAGCTCTTTATGGAAAACCCCGGGAAAGCACTGTCTCGCGAGGAGATCCTGGATGCCGTATGGGGCAAGGACTATTTTGGTGAGCTGAAGATCGTGGATGTGAACATCCGCCGCCTGCGCATCAAGATTGAAGACAATCCCACCAAACCCACCTATGTGAACACTGTGTGGGGTTATGGATATAAGTGGGGGAGTTAA
- a CDS encoding response regulator transcription factor, with the protein MHTILICDDDKDIVSALDIYLSSEGYKTVKAYNGNEALRAVEQNDIHLILMDIMMPELDGIRATAKLREGSNVPIILLTAKSEDNDKILGLNIGADDYITKPFNPLEVIARVKSQLRRYTALGGAEKAPGLLSVGPISMDDGAKLVTVDGEPVSLTPIEYNILKLLMTHPGQVFSSAQIYEQVWNDPAYGSENTVAVHIRHLREKIEINPAEPRYLKVVWGLGYKMDKGGI; encoded by the coding sequence ATGCACACCATTTTGATCTGTGATGATGACAAAGATATCGTTTCCGCCCTGGATATCTATCTGAGCAGCGAAGGATATAAGACAGTCAAGGCGTATAACGGCAATGAAGCTCTGCGGGCGGTGGAGCAGAACGATATTCACCTGATTCTCATGGACATTATGATGCCCGAGCTGGATGGCATTCGCGCCACTGCCAAGCTGCGGGAGGGAAGCAATGTTCCCATCATTCTGCTGACGGCGAAAAGCGAGGATAACGACAAGATTCTGGGCCTGAATATCGGTGCGGATGACTATATCACCAAGCCCTTCAATCCCCTGGAAGTGATCGCCCGGGTAAAGAGCCAGCTGCGGCGGTATACTGCTCTGGGCGGAGCTGAGAAGGCGCCTGGTCTTTTGAGTGTAGGGCCTATCTCTATGGATGACGGCGCCAAGCTGGTAACCGTGGATGGGGAGCCGGTATCCCTCACCCCCATTGAGTATAACATCCTGAAGCTGCTGATGACCCACCCGGGCCAGGTATTTTCCTCGGCGCAGATCTATGAGCAGGTGTGGAATGACCCTGCCTACGGCTCGGAGAACACAGTGGCCGTGCACATCCGGCACCTGCGGGAGAAAATTGAGATCAATCCTGCTGAACCCCGGTATCTGAAGGTGGTTTGGGGCCTGGGCTATAAGATGGATAAGGGAGGTATTTAA
- a CDS encoding S-layer homology domain-containing protein, translated as MKHRLRQGVSVLLATIFLGQYFPTAIAASGNTISGESITITEHTFPDAAFQKWLKDPSHISGYGADGVLTAEELANIRSIDVANQNLTSLKGIEVFSALESLNCKNNALTALDVSQNLRLKYLHCAVNRISSLDVSGLKELISLNCESNHMTALDLTGCTALEIIYCRYNDLPAVDFSTNTKLKFIESFDNNLTKVDLSMLSELEFVHLDHNRLTNLDLSHNTNLSPIGSGFVARNNWLDTLTLPTSSSLIVESSVYDEQDPKLGYERTAWYLDSGFTQPAPDNLPANGQTLYVKWLPNDYTIYFSANGGSGSMPSQAAVWNTDLILPNSDFSRMGYQFSGWEDTFGDEKVYAAQEKVKNLGGEIQGDRVTLYAQWTPIQYQIAFDSNTGSGKMDSITVSYNQSENLPDCTFTAPSGMEFAGWSLTQNGPVKYKDQASVRNLAFQQGDTVKLYAVWREPAVNQYLAQLDQVFSTYVSTNYTAQDWTALASQYETSRAQLAAAAGTAEDQLDALLSQAKHAMAQLPTLNQRVEQVASQWRTAYREVISQIDGQAINESNAASIRSAAEQASEGLTTEFVAAKTDLKNLDDQQLVAALAVQQVESSMQGLRRLSAAAQWASALDGLSTRAMSEVTTQWLSTYENAVAESNEHRTQLQASLLNALQQRAELAKQKQQATAQLHMDHSSYDPTHYTPEGIEQLDNILHTAIAAIEQASSTSAVATLLINAQEALRAVPDNGIQPPPEGGGGSTGGGGSEGGGGSTGGSGSTGGSGSTGGSGSAGGGGSAGGGGSAGGGGSAGGGTPPTEVSDSTISLPASGSADSAGRVYTAQVSADTLSKSVHTVLQAAQTTDTAPAISIQVDSNTAETVQLSVSSSALNELSSHKKASFTMETAMGSITLDATALASAADWAQSRTITVLLTAAQDSKANNTARPLWAWKILCDQEALTDLHGGQAKLAIPHTLEPQQSASGILVQTQNASGGWSEVHSSYDASSKTVHFTATAPCVFTVGYDETLAWSGSFADVDKQSWYYPAVRYVCYHDIMTGTSANTFAPEGNFSRAQMAQILYAFEGRPQVDAAAYADVSPDAWYAAAISWAVKAGVLTGYGDGRIGPNDPITREQLAVMLYRYAEQKGLDTSVQTDLSSFADADTISSYARQPLAWAYASGIVSGTDTAQLLPAGTATRAQSATMMMQFHKIISAS; from the coding sequence ATGAAGCACAGATTGCGACAAGGCGTGTCAGTCTTGCTGGCAACAATTTTTCTTGGTCAATACTTTCCAACGGCTATAGCCGCTTCCGGAAATACAATTTCTGGAGAAAGCATTACCATCACTGAACATACATTCCCTGACGCCGCTTTTCAGAAATGGCTAAAAGACCCCTCTCATATCAGCGGATACGGCGCAGACGGCGTGCTGACCGCCGAGGAGTTGGCTAATATCCGTTCCATCGATGTAGCAAATCAGAACCTGACCTCGCTGAAGGGAATCGAGGTCTTTTCCGCACTGGAATCCCTCAATTGCAAAAATAATGCTTTGACCGCCCTGGATGTCAGTCAGAATCTCCGGCTGAAGTATCTGCACTGCGCGGTTAACCGGATCTCTTCCCTGGATGTGTCCGGGCTGAAAGAGTTGATTTCTCTCAACTGCGAAAGCAATCATATGACGGCGCTGGACCTGACAGGCTGTACTGCACTGGAAATTATCTATTGCCGGTATAACGATCTTCCCGCCGTGGATTTTTCAACCAACACCAAGCTGAAGTTCATTGAATCCTTTGATAATAATCTAACCAAGGTAGATCTGTCCATGCTGTCGGAGCTAGAGTTCGTACATCTCGACCACAACCGTCTGACCAATCTGGATTTAAGCCATAATACTAATCTCAGCCCCATCGGCAGCGGTTTTGTCGCCCGCAATAACTGGCTGGACACCCTTACGCTCCCGACCAGCAGCTCTCTGATCGTAGAGTCCTCTGTATATGACGAGCAAGACCCCAAGTTGGGCTATGAGCGAACCGCCTGGTACCTGGACTCAGGCTTTACACAGCCGGCACCGGATAACCTGCCCGCAAATGGTCAAACGCTGTATGTCAAGTGGCTTCCCAACGACTACACTATTTATTTCTCGGCCAACGGCGGCAGCGGTTCCATGCCCTCCCAGGCTGCCGTATGGAATACGGACCTGATTTTGCCGAATAGTGATTTTTCCCGTATGGGCTATCAGTTTAGCGGCTGGGAAGACACCTTCGGCGACGAAAAGGTCTACGCCGCGCAGGAGAAGGTCAAAAATCTCGGCGGCGAAATCCAGGGAGACCGCGTCACGCTGTATGCCCAGTGGACGCCCATCCAGTATCAAATCGCCTTCGATAGCAATACAGGCAGCGGAAAGATGGATTCCATCACCGTCTCGTACAATCAGTCGGAAAATTTGCCGGATTGTACGTTCACTGCCCCCAGCGGCATGGAATTTGCCGGCTGGTCACTGACACAGAACGGCCCCGTAAAGTACAAGGATCAAGCCTCCGTCCGCAATTTGGCTTTCCAGCAGGGCGACACGGTCAAGTTGTATGCAGTCTGGCGTGAGCCGGCAGTAAATCAATATTTAGCTCAGCTGGACCAGGTTTTTTCCACCTACGTCTCCACCAACTACACTGCGCAGGACTGGACCGCTCTGGCCTCTCAGTATGAGACATCTCGGGCTCAGCTGGCCGCTGCAGCAGGTACAGCAGAAGATCAGCTGGATGCTCTTCTCTCACAGGCCAAGCATGCAATGGCGCAGCTTCCTACGCTCAACCAGCGTGTGGAACAGGTCGCTTCTCAGTGGCGCACTGCATACCGTGAGGTAATCAGCCAAATTGATGGTCAGGCGATCAACGAGTCAAACGCCGCCTCTATCCGCAGCGCAGCAGAGCAGGCTTCGGAAGGCTTAACAACCGAATTTGTTGCAGCCAAGACCGATTTGAAAAATCTGGACGATCAACAGCTGGTTGCCGCATTGGCTGTACAGCAGGTGGAGTCCTCCATGCAGGGATTACGCCGTTTGAGCGCTGCGGCGCAGTGGGCCAGCGCGCTGGACGGTCTCTCCACCCGCGCGATGAGCGAAGTTACCACCCAGTGGCTTTCCACCTATGAAAATGCTGTTGCTGAATCCAACGAACATCGCACTCAGCTGCAGGCATCTTTGCTTAACGCATTGCAGCAGCGCGCCGAGTTGGCAAAGCAAAAACAACAGGCCACTGCCCAGCTTCACATGGATCACAGCAGCTATGATCCCACTCACTATACCCCGGAGGGGATCGAGCAGCTGGACAATATTCTGCATACTGCAATCGCAGCCATTGAACAGGCCAGCTCCACTTCCGCGGTTGCTACCTTACTGATCAATGCTCAGGAAGCGCTCCGTGCGGTACCGGATAATGGCATCCAGCCCCCTCCTGAAGGCGGCGGTGGTTCCACAGGCGGTGGTGGTTCCGAAGGCGGCGGCGGTTCCACAGGCGGCAGTGGTTCCACAGGCGGCAGTGGTTCCACAGGCGGCAGTGGCTCCGCAGGCGGCGGTGGCTCCGCAGGCGGCGGTGGCTCCGCAGGCGGCGGTGGCTCCGCAGGCGGCGGTACGCCCCCCACAGAAGTTTCTGACAGCACCATCAGCCTGCCCGCTTCCGGATCCGCTGACAGTGCAGGCCGTGTTTATACGGCACAGGTTTCTGCCGATACCCTGAGCAAATCGGTCCACACAGTCCTGCAGGCAGCGCAAACCACAGATACCGCTCCCGCAATTTCTATCCAGGTGGACTCGAACACCGCCGAAACCGTGCAGCTGTCGGTGTCCAGCAGCGCATTGAACGAGCTCAGCTCACACAAGAAAGCTTCTTTTACCATGGAAACAGCGATGGGCTCCATTACTCTGGATGCCACAGCTCTGGCTTCTGCTGCAGATTGGGCTCAGAGCCGCACAATAACGGTGCTGCTGACCGCGGCACAAGACAGCAAAGCCAATAACACCGCTCGTCCCCTGTGGGCATGGAAAATCCTATGCGATCAGGAAGCTTTGACCGACCTGCACGGCGGCCAAGCTAAACTCGCTATTCCCCACACTTTGGAACCGCAGCAGAGTGCATCCGGCATCCTCGTTCAAACCCAGAACGCATCTGGCGGCTGGTCTGAGGTACACTCCAGCTATGATGCTTCTTCTAAGACGGTCCACTTTACAGCTACTGCCCCCTGTGTGTTCACCGTTGGATATGACGAGACCCTGGCATGGTCGGGCAGCTTTGCGGATGTCGACAAGCAGTCCTGGTATTATCCGGCCGTACGCTACGTATGCTACCATGACATCATGACCGGAACATCTGCAAATACCTTTGCTCCGGAAGGGAATTTTTCTCGTGCGCAGATGGCGCAGATCCTATATGCATTCGAGGGTCGTCCCCAGGTTGACGCGGCTGCCTATGCAGATGTTTCTCCGGACGCTTGGTATGCAGCAGCAATCAGCTGGGCGGTAAAAGCCGGCGTCCTGACCGGCTACGGGGATGGCCGCATTGGTCCAAACGACCCCATTACCCGTGAGCAGCTGGCGGTCATGCTGTACCGCTACGCAGAGCAGAAGGGCCTCGACACTTCTGTTCAGACGGATCTGAGCAGCTTTGCCGATGCGGACACGATCAGTTCCTATGCACGCCAGCCTTTGGCATGGGCATACGCCTCGGGTATTGTCAGCGGCACCGATACCGCGCAGCTGCTTCCTGCCGGCACGGCAACCCGCGCACAGTCTGCAACCATGATGATGCAGTTTCATAAAATCATATCTGCATCATAA
- the nifU gene encoding Fe-S cluster assembly scaffold protein NifU, whose translation MALYSETVMDHFRNPRNVGVIEDADGVGEVGNVQCGDIMKIYLKINEGIISDVKFETFGCGSAIASSSMATEMIKGKPVAEAMALTNRAVAEALDGLPAHKLHCSVLAEEAIKKALQDYYERNGMSNEATAVQGQK comes from the coding sequence ATGGCTCTTTACAGCGAAACCGTAATGGACCACTTCCGCAATCCGCGGAATGTAGGAGTGATTGAAGACGCGGACGGAGTCGGCGAGGTCGGCAACGTCCAGTGCGGCGATATTATGAAGATCTATCTGAAGATCAATGAGGGGATCATCTCCGACGTGAAGTTTGAGACCTTCGGCTGCGGCAGCGCCATTGCATCCAGCTCCATGGCCACGGAGATGATCAAAGGCAAGCCGGTGGCGGAAGCTATGGCGCTGACCAACCGGGCTGTGGCTGAGGCCCTGGATGGGCTGCCTGCCCACAAGCTCCACTGCTCGGTGTTGGCGGAGGAAGCGATCAAAAAGGCGCTGCAGGACTACTATGAAAGAAATGGAATGTCCAATGAAGCGACGGCTGTCCAGGGGCAGAAGTAA
- the cysK gene encoding cysteine synthase A — protein sequence MSRIYTSADQLIGNTPLLELTHIEEAFGLKARILAKLEYLNPAGSVKDRIAKAMIDDAERSGRLKPGSVIIEPTSGNTGIGLASVAAAKGYRVILVMPETMSVERRQLMKAYGAELVLTEGAKGMKGAIAKAEELAAEIPNSFLPGQFVNPANPQAHRESTGPEIFRDTDGQVDIFVAGVGTGGTITGVGEYLKAQKPEVRIVAVEPAASPVLSAGTAGAHKIQGIGAGFVPDVLNTKIYDEIIPVENEHAFAAGNLIGKQEGILVGISSGAAVWAAIEVAKRKENEGKTIVVLLPDTGDRYLSTPLFAE from the coding sequence ATGAGCCGTATTTATACATCCGCAGACCAATTGATTGGAAACACTCCGCTTTTGGAGCTGACACACATAGAAGAAGCGTTTGGACTGAAAGCCCGTATTCTGGCAAAGCTGGAATACTTGAATCCCGCCGGGTCTGTCAAAGATCGCATTGCAAAGGCAATGATTGACGATGCAGAGCGGTCAGGGCGGCTCAAGCCCGGCTCTGTCATCATTGAGCCCACCTCCGGAAACACAGGTATTGGCCTTGCCTCTGTGGCGGCGGCCAAAGGCTATCGGGTTATCCTGGTCATGCCGGAGACCATGTCTGTGGAGCGCCGCCAGCTTATGAAAGCCTACGGGGCCGAGCTGGTGCTGACAGAAGGGGCAAAAGGGATGAAAGGCGCCATTGCAAAGGCAGAGGAGCTGGCCGCGGAGATCCCCAACAGCTTTCTTCCGGGACAGTTTGTCAATCCGGCCAACCCCCAGGCACACCGTGAGAGCACCGGACCTGAGATTTTCAGAGATACCGATGGACAGGTGGATATTTTTGTTGCCGGTGTAGGAACCGGCGGCACCATTACTGGCGTGGGGGAATATCTCAAGGCCCAGAAGCCGGAGGTTCGAATCGTCGCGGTGGAGCCTGCCGCTTCCCCGGTATTGTCCGCAGGCACTGCGGGAGCTCATAAGATTCAGGGCATCGGTGCGGGATTTGTTCCCGACGTGCTCAACACCAAGATCTATGACGAGATCATTCCCGTGGAAAATGAACATGCGTTTGCCGCGGGAAATCTCATCGGCAAGCAGGAGGGAATCCTTGTGGGTATATCCTCCGGCGCTGCGGTTTGGGCCGCCATAGAAGTAGCAAAGCGGAAGGAAAACGAAGGGAAAACCATCGTTGTCCTGCTGCCGGACACCGGAGACCGGTATCTGTCCACCCCGCTGTTTGCAGAGTAA
- the nifS gene encoding cysteine desulfurase NifS — protein sequence MQIYLDNAATTSVSETALQAMLPYFSQEYGNPSSLHSFGQRANEALTEAREKIAALLHCQAREITFTSGGSEADNQAIRSAAQIGARNGKRHIISTAFEHHAVLHTLAKLEKEGFEITLLDVHEDGLVRPQEVEAAIRPDTCLVTVMYANNEIGTIQPVEEIGQICREKGVLFHTDAVQAAGHLAIDVQKQNIDLLSLSAHKFHGPKGVGVLYARKGVPLTTLIEGGAQERGKRAGTENIPAIVGMAAALEEACRNMEANRVRMTALRDQLIQGLGQIPHSALNGDAQKRLPGNVHFCFEGIEGEALLLLLDDKGICASSGSACTSGSLDPSHVLLAIGRPHDIAHGSLRLTLSEATTEEEVRYTIDAVTQVVAQLRGMSPVWRDLENGVRQFVI from the coding sequence ATGCAGATTTATCTTGATAATGCAGCCACCACAAGCGTGAGCGAGACCGCGCTGCAGGCCATGCTGCCCTATTTTAGCCAGGAATATGGCAACCCCTCCAGTCTCCATTCCTTTGGCCAGAGAGCCAATGAGGCGCTGACAGAGGCCCGGGAGAAAATTGCCGCGCTGCTCCACTGCCAAGCCAGAGAAATCACCTTCACTTCCGGAGGCAGCGAAGCAGACAATCAGGCGATCCGTTCTGCCGCCCAGATCGGGGCAAGAAATGGGAAGCGGCACATTATTTCCACCGCCTTTGAGCACCATGCTGTGCTTCACACTCTGGCCAAGCTGGAAAAGGAGGGCTTTGAGATCACGCTTCTGGATGTACACGAAGACGGTCTCGTACGGCCCCAGGAGGTTGAGGCGGCCATTCGGCCCGATACCTGCCTGGTTACTGTGATGTATGCCAACAACGAGATTGGGACCATCCAGCCGGTGGAGGAGATCGGGCAGATCTGCCGGGAAAAAGGAGTCCTGTTCCACACAGACGCGGTACAGGCAGCGGGCCATCTTGCCATTGACGTGCAGAAGCAGAACATTGACCTGCTCTCGCTGTCGGCCCACAAGTTCCACGGCCCCAAGGGTGTGGGCGTCTTGTATGCCAGAAAAGGTGTTCCTCTTACAACCCTCATTGAGGGCGGCGCGCAGGAACGGGGCAAGCGTGCGGGCACGGAGAATATCCCTGCCATCGTGGGAATGGCCGCGGCCCTGGAGGAGGCCTGCAGAAACATGGAGGCCAACCGGGTCAGGATGACCGCTCTGCGGGATCAGCTGATCCAGGGCCTTGGACAGATCCCCCACTCTGCCTTGAACGGCGATGCCCAGAAAAGACTGCCCGGAAATGTACATTTCTGTTTTGAGGGAATTGAAGGAGAGGCCCTTCTGCTGCTTTTGGATGATAAGGGCATCTGTGCCTCCTCTGGTTCGGCCTGTACGTCCGGCTCTCTGGACCCCAGCCATGTGCTGCTGGCCATTGGGAGACCCCATGATATCGCCCATGGCTCGCTGCGGCTGACCCTCTCGGAGGCGACCACCGAGGAAGAAGTTCGGTATACCATTGATGCGGTTACCCAGGTAGTGGCCCAGCTGCGGGGGATGTCTCCTGTATGGAGAGACCTGGAGAACGGCGTGAGACAGTTTGTGATTTAA
- a CDS encoding Rrf2 family transcriptional regulator, with the protein MISTRGRYALRVMIDLAEHADDGYIPMKEVAQRQGISLKYLERIMPALSKNNLVEGVHGKGGGYRLSRKPEDYTAGEILRLVEGSLAPVACLECGAEPCSRQDTCKTIAMWKKFYDLVNGYFDHITVADLVYGNLNTEDFQF; encoded by the coding sequence ATGATTTCAACAAGAGGCAGATACGCCCTTCGCGTCATGATTGACCTTGCAGAACACGCCGACGACGGCTATATTCCCATGAAAGAGGTTGCGCAGCGACAGGGGATCTCGTTAAAATATCTGGAGCGAATTATGCCTGCCCTGTCAAAAAACAACCTGGTAGAGGGTGTTCATGGAAAGGGCGGCGGATATCGCCTGAGCAGAAAGCCGGAGGACTATACGGCAGGAGAGATTCTGCGCCTGGTGGAGGGGAGCCTTGCCCCGGTGGCCTGTCTGGAGTGCGGCGCGGAGCCGTGCAGCAGGCAGGATACTTGTAAGACCATCGCCATGTGGAAGAAGTTTTATGATCTGGTCAACGGATATTTTGATCACATTACCGTGGCAGATCTGGTGTACGGAAATTTGAACACAGAGGATTTTCAATTCTAA